The sequence CTGATCTCTATTTTTGCGCGCCTCGGCGGTGGTATTTTTACAAAAGGTGCTGATGTGGGAGCTGATTTAGTTGGAAAAATAGAACTAGGAATTCCAGAAGATGATCTCCGCAACCCAGCTGTTATTGCTGATATGATTGGCGATAATGTTGGCGATTGCGCTGGCATGGCTGCTGATTTATTTGAAACATATGTTGTCACTATTGTCGCTTCTATGCTGTTAGCAGCGATTTACTTTATGGGTCCCTTACAGCATCTTTTGATGCTTTACCCGCTAGTGATTAGTGCCGTTTGCATTATTGGCTCACTGCTTGGAACCTTCTTTGTCCGGCTAAGAGGTGATAATAAAGTCATGAAAGCGTTGTACAAAGGATTCCTAGCCACCCTAATTATTTCTGCCATTCTAGTTTATGGAGCAACACGGTGGATATTTAGAGAAATAAAGACTCTGGGGTTCCTTGATATTCTTCCCTTCACAGAAAAAAATATTATGGTGTGTGCCCTGACAGGTCTTATTATTCCCGCTCTATTGTTCCTAATTACAGAATATTACACCTCCCTCGCCTATCGTCCTGTTAAAAGCATTGCAGCTGCCTCAGTTCCTGGTCATGCCACAAACATTATCCAAGGTCTCGCTATTTCAATGGAAGCAACAGCGCTTCCTCTTATTATTATCTCCGTTGGTCTCATCATTGCTTATTTAAATGCCAGTCTATTTGGTGTCGCTATTACAGCCACCACCATGCTGGCGATTGCTGGCATCGTTATTGCTTTGGATGTTTTTGGCCCGGTGACAGACAACGCCGGCGGGATTGCGGCAATGGCAAAGTTTCCCGCCGAGGCTCGTCATATCACAGAAATCCTTGATGCCGTGGGCAATACAACCAAAGCCATTACGAAAGGGTACGCCATTGCCTCCGCCAGTTTGGCATCCTTAATCCTATTCACAGCATTTGGTGAAGATTTAGCCTATTATTTTCCCCACATTAAAGTAGATTTTTCCTTAATGGACCCCTTTGTGTTGATCGGCCTCTTTCTGGGTGGACTGCTGCCTTATTTATTCGGCGCCATGGGCATGAAAGCCGTGAGTCGGGCTGGCAGAGCGGTCGTGATCGAAGTGCGCCGCCAATTCAAAGAAATTAAAGGCCTTCTCACAGGCACTCACATGCCTGACTATTCCAAAGTTGTGGATTTATTAACTCGAACTGCACTTAGAGAAATGATTGCCCCCGCCCTGCTCCCCCTTTTAGCCCCCTTAATCCTTTATGGATTAATTCATACAGCCGTGGGACAGTCTCAAGCGTTTACGGCCCTCGGCGCAATGCTTATGGGAACAACCTTGACCGGCTTATTACTTGCGATTTCGATGACATCTGGGGGAGCTGCCTGGGACAATGCTAAAAAATATATTGAAGCCGGTCATTATGGTGGCAAAGGATCTGAGGCTCATAAAGCAGCTGTAACCGGCGACACTGTTGGCGATCCTTACAAGGATACAGTCGGACCGGCAATCAACCCTATGATTAAAATTACCACGATTGTGGCAATTCTTTTATTGGCGAT is a genomic window of Candidatus Paracaedibacter acanthamoebae containing:
- a CDS encoding sodium-translocating pyrophosphatase; the encoded protein is MDLLIPVIISCAVLAVLYSLHASRSILAANPGTPEMQAIGATIQQGAQTYLNRQYKTIGIAGTFIALLLGYFLSPFIAAGFIIGALLSGLAGYVGMNVSVRANGRTAEAARTGLAPALTVAFKAGAITGMLVVGLGLLGIVTYYSYLINSNIDQKLLLESLVSLSFGASLISIFARLGGGIFTKGADVGADLVGKIELGIPEDDLRNPAVIADMIGDNVGDCAGMAADLFETYVVTIVASMLLAAIYFMGPLQHLLMLYPLVISAVCIIGSLLGTFFVRLRGDNKVMKALYKGFLATLIISAILVYGATRWIFREIKTLGFLDILPFTEKNIMVCALTGLIIPALLFLITEYYTSLAYRPVKSIAAASVPGHATNIIQGLAISMEATALPLIIISVGLIIAYLNASLFGVAITATTMLAIAGIVIALDVFGPVTDNAGGIAAMAKFPAEARHITEILDAVGNTTKAITKGYAIASASLASLILFTAFGEDLAYYFPHIKVDFSLMDPFVLIGLFLGGLLPYLFGAMGMKAVSRAGRAVVIEVRRQFKEIKGLLTGTHMPDYSKVVDLLTRTALREMIAPALLPLLAPLILYGLIHTAVGQSQAFTALGAMLMGTTLTGLLLAISMTSGGAAWDNAKKYIEAGHYGGKGSEAHKAAVTGDTVGDPYKDTVGPAINPMIKITTIVAILLLAILARY